One genomic window of Solanum dulcamara chromosome 12, daSolDulc1.2, whole genome shotgun sequence includes the following:
- the LOC129876574 gene encoding probable disease resistance protein At4g27220: protein MATEFGSAIVGAVAQFLIQPIVRQFGYLFCYHKNVKELQRQSERLEVISNGVQRSVDLARRNLQEIAPDVEAWLIEVNKMKPDIQTVVSDVQNIEITCLNERCPNPKSRYVLSRRAKKTTKVIIQLLDEGNGYLSLCGSTFLLGVDFFLGTGIYMEFKSRKSTEHDIMAALNDRNASIIGICGMGGVGKTTMVKTIAQRVRGEKVFDEVVMAVVSQQPDLRKIQGEISELLGLKLEEESLSVRASRLRTRLMNVKKILVILDDVWSRLDLEEIGIPYGNTHEGCKIVLTSRVRDVCTATRAEKIITVEVLNEDEAWVLFKGQAGNCIEAPDLRPIARDVANECKGLPIALVTVGRALQNKHKPLWEDALLQLRRALPTNIPGLLADVYRPLELSYDRIESNEARSLFLLCSLFQEDFNIPIEDLIRYGMGLRMFGGIQNLVEARNRAYTLVEILKDRFLLIEGYKASYVKMHDLVRDVAIFIASQDKHAFMISHNVNLKDWPIEDSYEHYTCISVISKEISSFPSGLSFTKLDLLQLECDKPQIFVPDSFFEGMRSLKVLDICHMDMPFLSPSLRFLKNLRTMHLYSCSLGDVSVIGELVNLEILSFRGSNIKVLPAHIGKLKKLRLLDMSGCRDLREIAPNVISGLVRLEELYMGCNFSFRWEVEEEGKEKSNASVGELETLSNLSTLEIQIADARAIPRKMLLSSKLTKYAISIRDVLPNDVEKRFQRAMYLFLPTMSPLADWIRSTLRDTEYLDLVGEGSMNALKELIPESFQHVKVLQINNCDIMEFLVNTRSYIVRGAGVFPVLELMNLVDLTSLQEICHGPLPAGSFSKLKELKLDLLDSLRNLSISPNVSLANLRSISINRCPRLQNLFPNSVARGLSQLEELRISDCQMMEQVFSEDEIADDKVEFSKLKILRLVDLPMLTAFCKGIEDMEFPSLQFLRLENLPNLENFSPESSFTAHDDQIIELQTLSVESSHRLKVETAR, encoded by the coding sequence ATGGCCACAGAATTTGGTTCTGCTATTGTTGGTGCAGTTGCTCAATTCTTGATCCAGCCAATTGTCCGACAATTCGGATATTTGTTTTGCTACCACAAGAATGTTAAGGAACTTCAACGCCAATCTGAGAGATTAGAAGTTATAAGCAATGGTGTACAACGATCAGTTGATTTGGCTCGAAGGAACTTACAAGAGATTGCTCCTGATGTAGAGGCATGGCTAATAGAGGTCAACAAAATGAAGCCAGATATCCAAACAGTTGTGTCTGATGTTCAGAACATTGAAATTACATGTTTGAATGAACGGTGTCCCAATCCAAAATCGCGCTATGTGCTGAGCAGGAGAGCTAAGAAGACAACAAAAGTTATCATACAACTGCTAGATGAAGGCAATGGTTATCTTAGTTTGTGTGGCTCAACATTTTTATTAGGGGTGGATTTTTTTCTTGGTACTGGAATTTACATGGAATttaaatcaagaaaatcaacCGAACACGATATAATGGCAGCGTTAAACGATAGAAATGCCAGTATAATAGGAATATGTGGTATGGGGGGAGTTGGGAAGACCACAATGGTGAAAACAATTGCTCAGAGAGTGAGAGGAGAGAAGGTTTTCGATGAGGTTGTTATGGCGGTTGTTAGTCAACAACCGGATTTAAGAAAGATTCAAGGTGAAATTTCGGAGTTATTGGGGCTGAAGTTAGAAGAGGAGAGTTTATCAGTTAGAGCATCTCGTTTACGAACAAGACTAATGAATGTTAAGAAGATTCTTGTCATTCTTGATGATGTTTGGTCAAGGCTTGATCTTGAGGAAATTGGAATCCCTTATGGGAATACACATGAAGGTTGCAAAATCGTGTTGACATCCAGAGTCCGCGATGTTTGTACTGCAACAAGAGCTGAAAAGATCATAACAGTTGAGGTTCTAAATGAAGATGAAGCTTGGGTTCTGTTCAAAGGGCAAGCTGGAAATTGTATCGAAGCACCTGACTTACGTCCTATAGCACGAGATGTTGCCAATGAATGCAAAGGTCTACCAATTGCTCTTGTAACTGTTGGAAGGGCACTGCAGAATAAGCACAAGCCATTGTGGGAGGATGCACTTCTACAATTGAGAAGAGCTTTGCCTACTAACATACCAGGATTGCTTGCTGATGTATATCGACCACTAGAGCTGAGCTATGATCGGATTGAAAGCAATGAAGCCAGGTCTCTCTTTTTACTTTGTTCTTTATTTCAAGAAGATTTTAATATTCCAATCGAAGATTTGATTAGATATGGAATGGGGCTACGTATGTTTGGTGGGATACAAAATTTGGTAGAAGCAAGAAATCGAGCATACACTTTAGTTGAGATACTTAAAGATCGTTTCTTGCTTATCGAGGGATATAAAGCATCATATGTTAAAATGCATGATCTTGTTCGTGATGTTGCAATATTTATTGCATCCCAGGATAAGCATGCCTTTATGATAAGCCACAATGTTAACCTCAAAGATTGGCCAATTGAAGACTCATACGAGCATTACACGTGCATCTCTGTGATTTCAAAGGAAATATCTTCGTTTCCAAGTGGATTGTCTTTCACTAAGCTTGATCTTTTGCAATTAGAATGTGACAAGCCACAGATCTTCGTACCAGACAGTTTCTTCGAAGGAATGAGATCACTCAAAGTATTGGATATCTGTCACATGGATATGCCATTTCTATCACCATCTCTACGATTTCTAAAGAACCTTAGAACAATGCATCTTTATAGTTGCTCGTTGGGAGATGTATCGGTGATTGGTGAGCTAGTAAACCTTGAAATTCTTAGTTTTCGAGGCTCAAATATTAAGGTATTGCCAGCACACATTGGAAAATTGAAAAAGTTGAGGTTGTTGGATATGTCAGGTTGTCGCGATCTTAGAGAAATTGCACCAAATGTGATATCAGGATTAGTTCGATTGGAGGAACTATACATGGGATGCAACTTCAGTTTTCGATGGGAAGTTGaggaagaaggaaaagaaaaaagtaatgCTTCAGTTGGTGAGCTTGAAACTTTATCGAACTTGAGTACTTTAGAGATTCAAATAGCTGATGCTAGAGCTATTCCACGAAAAATGCTTCTTTCCTCAAAGCTAACAAAATATGCTATATCAATAAGAGATGTCCTTCCCAACGACGTGGAGAAAAGATTCCAGAGAGCTATGTACCTTTTCCTACCAACAATGTCTCCTTTAGCTGATTGGATTCGATCAACATTAAGAGATACAGAATATCTTGATTTAGTTGGAGAAGGTTCAATGAATGCATTGAAAGAGCTGATTCCGGAGTCATTTCAGCATGTAAAGGTATTACAGATCAATAATTGTGATATCATGGAGTTCCTTGTGAACACGAGAAGTTACATTGTTCGAGGAGCTGGTGTTTTTCCTGTTTTGGAGTTGATGAATCTCGTTGATCTTACAAGTTTACAAGAGATATGTCATGGTCCTTTGCCAGCCGGATCTTTTAGTAAACTGAAAGAACTAAAGCTTGATTTATTAGATTCCTTAAGGAACTTATCGATAAGTCCAAATGTCTCACTTGCCAATCTCAGATCAATATCGATAAACAGATGTCCGAGATTACAAAATCTCTTTCCAAATTCGGTAGCCAGAGGATTGTCACAGCTTGAAGAACTTAGAATTTCCGATTGTCAGATGATGGAACAAGTCTTTTCAGAGGATGAAATTGCAGATGACAAGGTTGAGTTCTCCAAATTAAAGATCTTAAGGCTTGTGGATCTACCGATGCTAACAGCATTTTGCAAGGGAATTGAGGACATGGAGTTCCCAAGTTTACAATTTTTGAGACTTGAGAACCTTCCAAACCTCGAAAATTTCTCACCAGAAAGTAGTTTTACTGCTCATGATGATCAGATTATTGAGTTACAAACTCTTTCTGTTGAATCTTCACATCGGTTAAAAGTGGAAACGGCTAGATGA